Below is a genomic region from Delftia tsuruhatensis.
CCATGACATACCCGCCGAGCGCTTTCGCAGCGGCAGCTGTGCCGCCGAACATATCTTTGAGTTGGCCACCCTGCTGCAGCAGCACAGTAAGGGGCGCCTGACCCGCCTGGAGGCTGACCACGATGTCGGTGAACTGGGCAGGCACCTGGCGCAGCGCTGCGGCGGTTTGCGCGGCGGACACCCCCATGGTGCCCAGCCCCTTGGTGGCAGCGCCAGCGGCTGCGGCCTGGGCGGCCTCGACCGCGCGCAATTGAGCGAGGATCGGCTCCATGACATCGCCGCCGATGCCGCGATACTTGCCCCAGGCTTCGAAATACTTGGCGGTCCCTTTCTCCCCGGCCTCTGCCGCGACCAGGGCGCGCTGAACGCTGTTGACCCAGGATTTCTCAAAGGACTCCAGCTTCCGAGCGGTCTGGTCGGCCCCCTCGCCCATCTTGGAAATGCCCTTGCCTGCCTCCTGTCCGGCCTTGATTACGGTCTGAGCGGTTTCCTGGATGCCGCGCTTGACCCGATCCAACCCCTCTTTTGTGTTGTCCTCAGCGACAACGCTGACTACGGCCTTGGGTCCTTCTTGCGTCATAGATCCGCCCATAAAAAAGGCCCGCCAAAGGCGAGCCAGAAACAGAAAACCCCGGCGGACCGGGGTTTGGATAAGTTGTTCGATGACGCTGTGCTACTTCATTCTTCGCACCAGCTCATGGCATAGGGAGGGAATCAGCCCAAGGTCCCCATCGTCTTCAATCTGGACGAAGTCATCGTCCACCACGAAGCGCTTGTACCCAACATACGCCCCGTAGGAATTCTTGGCATTGACTTCACCACAGACGGATACCCCACCCTTGCCAGTAGTGGACTTGTAGATGCCGACGTCGCGGAAACGCGCACCCTCTGGATCTTTGAAGTCTCGCGAAACTGCAGCCTTCGCCTTCGCGACCATTGCCGAGTAGTTCTGCGCGAACACCACAGGTGCCGCCGCGATGGCAGAGACAACGCCAAGAACAGCGAGCAGCCTCATATCCCCTCCAGTAGTAAAACTGGAGGGGATGGTATCAAACACCCCTCGCAGGCAGCGCCAGCCCAGCCCCTGGCAGTGCAGTTGCCCTCCTGGCATACGATGGGAGCTTCCACACAACCCATCGTCAGGAGGGCGAATGAACCACAATTTGGTGTACCACGGAGAGGTTACTCCGCAAGGGATCCGAAACCTGGAGTGCCTGATCACTCAAGCAATCCAGCACAGCGCAACAGGAGTCACCGTCTGCATTTGCAGCAGCGGCGGCGACGTCACGTCCGGCGTCGGTGCGTATAACTTCATGAGAATGCAGCCAGTCCCTGTACGAACTTATGCATTTGGCGTCTGCAGTTCTGTTGCCGCGACCATGTTCATGGCTGGCATAGACCGTATTTCGGCAGTCGTTAACTCTTTTTCACTCCACGCTGCGAGCTACTCAGAAGGACCGAACATTGGTCAAATTACTGACAGCACATCGCTTATCTGCGCACCATTTCGCACGGTGTCAGAATGGGACGAATCGCTGATAAGCAGACACTTCGGGAGCACGGCATCCACCTATCTGACCGCAGAAGATGCACTACGGCTGCGGATCGCCACGCATATACAGGACATCAGCTTTCATCGGTCGGAGCCGGTAGCGCATGTGGCAATCCCAGATCAGAAGCCACCTCAGGGATACACACCACCCGCCCCCAAAACACTATCGGAACTGATGAATTCATGCGCGCTCCCCGGGGCTGCTGCCATCCCAGCGAGTCGCTGATACGGGCAATAGTCCGTTTCCATCCCAGCGCGCGAGCAGGCAGGCGATCTGGGTGTTGAGGCGCACAATCTCGCGGCCCAGGGCCAGCGCCTCGGGCCAAGGGTTGAACAGGGTCGGCACGATGGCTTCCCCGGGGTGCTCCTTGGCGAGCATGTCGCCCACGGCGAACTTCGGGATGTCTGCCGCGCCGGCTGCGGCCAGCCAGTCGGCCAGGTCCGCCAGCGTGAGCCCGGCCGCGCCAACCTCGCGCAGGAAGCCGGCGAGGTCGCCGCTCCGGGCGTACTTGGCATCGATCTCGGCCAGGCGCGCAGAGGTGGCCGCCTGCTTGGCAGACGCTGCTGCCGCGTGTGCATTGGCGGCTGCTGCGTTTTCATGGGAGCTCATAGTTCCTCCGGAAATTCAAAGGCCGCCTCGGCGGCTTTACTCTTCGCGCATGGCCGCCAGGGCCTCAGACTCCATGACGCGGATGTCGCTGAACAGCGCGTCGTAGTCCTCTTCGCTGAGGCCCATGCGGTCCAGTTCGTGCTGCAGCGGGATGTAGTCGAGCGAGGCCGGGCCGCTCATGGTGTAGCGCCACTGGCTGCCGACCTTGCACCACAGCTTGTAGGCCGGGAAGTTCTCGGGCCATATCTCGACGGGCTGCTGCTCTGCCTCCCAGTCCCGGTACGTCATGCCCCAAAAGCCGAGCTGCTCGGCTGTCGGGGGTTTGCGGTAGATGGCAGCAGCTATGGCCCTCAGTTTCCCAGGCGGCCCGTGGTGCAGAGCTGGCGGTAGCCGTCCCACAGCGCGGCGGGCGCGGCCGGGGCCTGGTCGAACAGCTCGATCAGCGTGTTCTTGCTCAGGGCGGGGAACTCCTCGTTCCAGGCGGCCAGGTACTTGAGCGCGTTGTCTGCGTTCACGGCATCGCCACGCTCGAACATGCCAGCGAAGCTGAACTTGGCTTCTTCGCCTTCCTTCTTGGCCGTGTCCTGCTGGGCCGTGGCCAGCGCCAGCGTGGCGCCCGCGATTTCGTCCCACAGGACGCCGAATTCCTTGCGGGTGCGGTACTTGAACTTGCACTCCAGCTTCGCGCTGGTGCCATCCGGCAGAGGGAATTCGATAGTGCCTGAGATGGTCTCGGGGCGCTTGCCCAGGATGAACGGAGCGGCCTTGTCGGCCTTCTTTGCAGGTGCGGTCATGGTTTTCTTTCAGCAGATGGATGAGAAATGCCCGCGCCCGACTGCCCGCCTCTGCTGAGAGACGAAACAGCCGGGCCGGTGCAACTGGCGGCCGATCAGACGGCGTAGCGGGTGGTGCGGCCCTGCGGGGCCATGGCGGCGGTCACGGTGTCCACCTGGCCCTTGGTGAGCGAGGGGATCTCGTTCAGGGCGATGTAGCCGTAGAAGTAGTTCACGTTGCCGTTGGGCTTGAGCACCTTCAGAGCGACCAGCAGACGGTCCTCGGAGGCCTTCTTGGTCGCCTTGTAGCCCGGCAGGCTGGGGTCATCGCCGATGGGGATGGTGATGCTGGTAGCCGAGAACCCAGTCGGGATCTGGAACGTGTTCATGCTGGCCAGGGGGGCCACGTCGGCGAACTGCGCTTCGCCGCCCGAGGTGGACGGATTCAGCACCTGCTGGATTTCCTGCCACTTCTTCACGGGCAGGGCCGATGCGGGGACGCCGCCGCCCGAGGTAAAACGGGCTGTATTGGAGGTGTCCAGTCCTTCGATCTCGAAGGTGCCCGCGGCCGTGTTTGCGACGCGGTACACGCGGTTGTTCGCGTCGTCCCAGCCTGCGGTCAGGATGAACTCCTTGCCATTGGCCATGCCGTGGCCCGCTGCCGTGGCAACCGCTGCTGTTGCGTTGCTGATGGCGGTGATCGGGATCACTGCGTCGTATTCGGTGGAAATGAACAGCTTCGAGCCGTCCGGAACGCTATATGCCATGGTGGGCCTTTCGGAAATGAAAAAACCCGCCGAAGCGGGTATGAGGTTGCGCCCGAGCGGGCAAGAAAACCGCCAGGCGGCGGAACTGGTCGGGACCCTATCGGGCGCCCCAGATGGTGTAGGTCTGCAGGTAGCCCGGCGTCTCGTCGCCGTCGCCGTAGGCCCCGATGGGCTCGGACACTGGGCGCGCGATCAGCTGAGGCATCGCGGCACGCAGGGCGGCCTCGATGGTCTGCATCAGCGAAAAGGCCTTGAGCGGAGTGCTGTCCCAGGTGTTGATCTGGATCTGCACGTTGCGCTTGTCGGCCACCGTGTTGTCCAGCCACTCCAGCGGATCGCCGCCGATGTGCTGCCAGGTCACATAGGGCATGGTCGTGCCGTAGGGCGCAGTGCCCACGACGACGCGCGGGCACACGACCAGCAGCACGGCCATGAGGTCAGATTCAAGCGCCACCGTAGCCTCCCTGTTCAAACAACCGGCGCCACAGCTCGGCTTGAGCGGCCTTCTGCGCCTCTGGGAGCGAGCTGGCCGCGCTGCGCACAAAGGCCTTGCCGGGAACCTGCTTCGGACTCGGAAGAGTCACGTAGTAGGCGTCCTTCTGGGCCTGGCTCGCGCGGCGGGGCGGGGGCGGCTGGCCGTCCATGCCGGGCCTGACCATGGGCCGCACCTGGCCGTCGTTGGTCTGGTAGTAGCGGTAGCGTTGCAGGTAGCCGAACTCCACCAGATGCCCATGGGGCGCCTTCTTGTGGTTCCAGCTGATGTGGTACTCCGCCCTTTTCCCGTCCTCCGACTTCTCGTCGCTGAAGTACTGGTAGATGGAGCGGTCAAGGTTTCCCGTCACGCGCCCCAGGCCCTGGACGTTGAGCTTGACGCGCTCGTAGATCACCTGCGCGCCGGCCTGAGCCATGGGCCGGATTGCCGCCTCCACGCCGGACTCCAACGCGCTGAGCATGTCGTCCACGGCGCTCAGGTCGAGCTCCATGCCGAACGAGTTGCCACCGGTCAGCACCTTGCGACGGCCATCACGCCCCGGATTGGATAGGGTGCGCCTTGCCATTCAATCCTCCTTCAGGGCTTGCCCTGGATGAGCTTGCACACGAGGTCCATGTATTCCCGGGTCGGCCCCGGGAGCACTGCCTCGATGCTGTAGATGGACGAGTCGAACAGCACGCGCATACCGGCGTCCAAGCCAGTGCGGCGCCTGATGCGGATGCTCGCGCGCACGATGGACACCTCAGCGTCCGCCTTGATAGTGCCCAGGCCAGACTTGTGCTGCACGTTGGCAGCGATGCGGCCTGGGGAGATGTTCTCCCAGGCCTCAGGCTCGGGCGTGCCCCAGCCGTCTTTGCCGCCTGTCTTGCGCTGGATGTGGATGCGGTCTCGAAGGGTGCCGGCGCGGAACGTGGTCATAGGCCTTGCACCTTTCGATGAGGCCGCAGCAGATCGCGCGAGCCGTTGGGCATGGCGAAGGACTGCGCGCCCACCACCACATCCTCGCGGTTAGCGAAGAGGTGACCGCAGATCAGCAGCATCGCCGCTTTCACCGAGTAGGTGGCCACCATGGGCAGCTCACCAGCCTCGCCCGCAGCCACCGCAGCGTCAAGCTCGGCCTGGTCGGCGTACACCTTTCGGCCCAGGTACTCCTGGGCGGCGTCGATGGCAGCACCGAGGTACAGCTCGACCATCACGGCGTCCTCCGGGTCAGCCCGACAGTGGTCGATGGCCGTCTCGATGGTCAAGATGGGCATGCCTGCTTACCCCTTGGCAGCGCCAGCCTTGCCGCGACCTGCCTGCTTGTTGGCGGCCGAGTCGTCTTCTTCGAGGGCCTCGAAGTAGCGTGCGGTCGCCTCCAGTTCGGGCGGCACCTCGTCGCCAACCTCGTAGGTCACGGGGTGGAACTCGCCGTCCGGGACGGCCTTGAATTGCTTGGTGGCTTTCATGTTTTCTCCAGGTGATGGGCGGGCCGGAGCCCGCCCTGGTCATCAGGCTGCAGCCACCTTCAGGGCCTTCAGCACATCGGGGTTCAGCAGACCGCCGCCCACGCGCTTGGTCGTGTAGAACTGCACGAACGGCTTGTTCGTGAAGGGGTCACGCAGCACGCGCACGCCGGTGCGGTCCACGATCTGGTAGCCGCGCTTGAAGTCGCCGAACATGGCCGAGATGGCGTTGGCGGCCACGTTGGGCATGCCGGCCACGGTCGTCACCGGGTAGCCGGCGATGGTGGCGGGCTGGCCTGCCACGTAGCTGGGTTGCCACAGGTAGTTGCCCTGGCCGTCCTTGAGCTTGCGGATCACACCCTGGGTCGTGCGGTTCATCAGGAAGCGCGCATTGGCCGTGTACTCCTCGGGTAGCTCGTAGATCAGGTCCACGATGGCGTCGGAGGTGATGGCGCCCACGGCGCCCGAGGCCACCGTCTTGATGTCACCCCAGGGATGGGCCGCAGCGTTGGCGCCACCCGTGACATAGGTCAGCAAGCCGTTCGGGCGGTCGTTCGCGCCAGTGCCGGTCAGGAAGGCGATGCCCTCCTGATACGCGAACTCGGTTTCGACCTCGCCAGCCAGCCACTGCTCCAGGTTGACCTCGGCATCGTCCAGCATCTGCTGGGTGGCCGCCGGATTGGCGTACAGCTCGCCCGGCTTGTAGGTCATGGGGCTGAACGTCGGCGTGTTGGTCTGCGGCCGCGCCGTGGTTTCGCCCACCCAGCCGGAGGTCGTGCCACGGTTGTTGAACAGCTTGCTGTAGCCGGCCGTGGAGATGGACTGCACCGAGGCGATGCCACGGATGGGCGAGACCTGGATCAGGCGGTCCGTGATGGTGCGATCCCACTCGATCGGCGCCAGGTAGCCTCCTTCGGTGGACGAGCCCTTGTTCAGCGAGGCCTGCACCTCGCCGCGTGCGAAGTGCGCGCGGAAGGCGGCGCTGTATTCCTTGTCGGCCGGGCCTGCGTTGGGCACACCCTGCTGCGCAGCGGCCAGCTTGGTATGGGCGTCCTCGATCTCGCGCTGATGGCGGTCGATGTCGGCATTGATCTTCTCGATCTTGGCCTGGAAGTCGCCGGTTCCCTGGCTCTGCTTGAGGGCGTTGAGCTCCTGGGTGTGAGTTGCCTTGAAGGCTTCAAAAGCCTTACCCAGGTCTTCGATGGTCTTGTTGACGTCGGTCATGTTCAGCCTTTCATGGCGTGGATGAGGTTCTGCAGCGCGGAAGCTGCGACGGGATGCGGAGCCGAATCACTCAGGCCGCCAGGTTTTCCAGCCGAATCGCTCAGGCCGGACTTGAAATCGGAGAGCAGTCGTTGCGCCTCGCTGCGCGGCATGCCGCTGGATCGCAGTGCTGCTTCGATGCGGCGAACGGCGACGGCTTGGGTGCCGCTTCCGTCATCCTTGATGGCGGCGTCTTCCAGCAGGGCGTCCGCCCAACCCTCCGCGACTGCGGCAGAGCCGCCAATCCAGCTTTCCTTGTCCATCAAGGTCTGGATGCGCTTGAGCTCTACGCCGGTGCGGGCCTGGTAGACATCCGCCATGGCGGCATCGAAAGGCGCCATCTGTTCGCTCAGCTCGGCGAAGTCGTGCCGGTTGCCTGCAGCCAAGCACCAGCAGTTGTGGATCATCAGGAACGATGGGCGGCCGATGCGGATCTCGTCGCCCGCCATCGCGATCACGGAGGCGGCGCTTGCGGCCAAGCCCAGGATGTTGATGGTCACGCGCCCACGGTGCTCGCGCAGTTGGTTGTAGATCGCAACGCCTTCAAACATGTCGCCGCCTGGGCTGTTCAGGTTGACTGTCACATCGCGATCACCGATGGCCCGAAGGGCGCCGGCTACGCGCTTGGCGGTGACGCCATCGCCGGTCCACCAGTCCTCCCCAATCACGTCGAGGATGCTCACCACGTTGTCGGGCGAATCGCCGGCAGCTGCCTGGATGGCGGGCGACCAGCGAGCCAAGGCATTCGGCGATACGAACGATTGGATTCGCTCGCGGCCGTAGGCCTGCAGCTCAGGTAGTTGCTTGAGGCTCATTGCTTGCTTTCTTCCCTGAGGGATCGCCCAGGGTGTTGAACTTCGGGTTCGGGTCTGCCGGGTACTCAGCGAGGTCGCGGACCTCATTGGCCGTGTGCCATGGCTGGTGGCCACCGGCGCCCAGCGCCTTGGCGAAGTAGTCCGCCTGGTCCTTGAGCGTGCCGCGCAGCAGCGCGCGCTCGTTGAACTTGAAGTAGTAGTGCCCCCTCTCCGCATCCGTCAGCAGCGAGCGCTCCAGGGCCTGCTCCCAGGCCGTGAAACGCGGCGTCATCGTGAACTGCACGAAGAAGATGGCCAGCTGCTCGATGCCGGAGCCCCAACTGGTATCATCCATCATCAGCAGCGGGCGGGGCACGCCGTACAGACGGGCCACCTCCTCGATCTGGTGGTTGCGGCTTTCCAGCTGCTGGCCGTCCTTGGCCGTCGAGGTGAAGGGATTGGCCTTGGCCCCCTCCTCCGCGATCATCCATTTGTTGACGTTCTCGGAGCCGCTGAGCCCCTGGTCCAGGGAAGCCCGCATGCGGTTGTACGCCTGGTCTGAGAGAGCATTCGGCGTCTCGATCGCGCCCCCAGCCATCACGCCAGTCTTGAAGATGTTGCCGGCCGCGCGCTGCGCCTGCTCGGCCAGCTCGAAGACCTCGGTGGACAGTTGCCGCTTGGACAGGCCCAGCACACCGTCGAACGACAGCTCGCGCACATGCAGGATCTCCTCCTGGTCCAGCGTGATCTGACCGCCGTTTTCAGTTGTGCAGCGGTACTGCATGCGCCAGTTGCTGCCCAGTTTGGCGTCCACCTTCCCTTTCTCGAAGGGAATCAGGTGGATCGGGCGGCCAGCGGCGCGGATGATGCGCGCGTATGCGTTGCCCTCGGTCTCCAGCAGCAGCTGCATCTGGCTCTTGAACTCCATCGGCGTCTGCCAGGGGTTCGGCTTGTAGCGCAGCAGCTTGTGCGCCGGGTGATCCTTGGCAACCTCCTTGTCGTCGCCGGCCCGGTAAAGGCTGGTGGGCAGCATGCCCAGGCCATTGCCGATCAGCGACAGACAGCGCAACGCCGAGGTGTTGCGCAGCATCCGGTTCGATGCGCCCATCTGGCCCTTGCGGATGAACTCCAGCAGCGCCGGGTCGTCCAGCCCCTGGAAGGCAATTCCTTCCGAACTGGCTCGCGGGCGCGACTGAGCCTCCGGCCCATCCCGCCGGAACAGCTTGTCGAATATCTTCATGTGGTCGTGCCCTATAGAAAGCGCATGCCGCGCGTCTCGTAGACGGATGGCCCCTTGGCCTGCGGGTTGGTCGCCATGAGCGTGACGGCGTTCAGGGAGGCCATCAGCGGATCGATCTTCCCTGTGCCGCTGGCCTGCTTCGTGATCAGAGAGGCGTTGCCCGAGGGCACCACCTTCGCATTGCCAACACACCAGGCCATGAGAGGCTGTGCGGCGTGGGTAAGACTCCCATCCTCCAGGCCCCGCTCCGCGACAGCCATGGCGCCGGTGAGCTTCCAACCCTGCGAGATGCCGATGATCATTTCCTCCGGTATCCCGGCATCAATGAGCGCCTGGTACACAACCTTGTGCGTTCGCTCAGGGTCCAGACCGATTCGCGCCAGCAGGCCGGCGTCGTAGATCTCCTTGCAGACCGCCGCAAGCTCCTCCAGATCCTGCCCCGGGCGCTCCACCACGACCAGGTCGCCGTCGCGCTCGAAGTCTCGGTATCTCGGCTCCTCCGACTTACGCCTTTCGATGCCAATGGGGTGGATCCAAGCCTTGTTCCAGAGCGCACAGCGAGTCACGCCTCGGTATCGCCCCTCAACAGCTAGGCCCAGCAAGTCATCCAGCCCGCCACCGTCGATCCCGACCACAACGACCTCGCACTCGCGCAGGATGTATTCGAGCGAAATGCGGCGGTTCCCACGAAGCTCCCAAAACTCTGCGCCAGCCCAGCTGTTGGAACGGTGCTTCAAGCCGACCTCAACGTTGCCGTACTTGGCCAGCATGCCTCTGAGCGACTCCTTGCCCTCCTGCTGCGCCTTGCGAAACTCGCGCTCCAAGAATGGCCGGTCCACCGAGTACCCCAGATTGGGGTTCACCATGGCCAGGTTCTCCAGGAGCATGCAGCCCTCGTTCTTCACCAGCTCTGGCGGGTGCTCGAACAGTATGGGCAGGAACTCGGGATCAATGATGGTGCCGTCGCGCACACCCCTCGCGTACTCCAGCTTCTCCTTGAAAACGCCCGCAGGTTCCTCGTCGCTCTGGGTGGTGATGTAAAGGATGAAACCTTCGGGACGCGCAGCCAACCCGCCGCCAGCCTCTCGCAGCATGTCCTTTGCCTTGGCGATCTTTCCGAACAGCCAAAGCTCCTCCACCAGCAGCACGGCAGACTTCTTGCCGGAAACGGTATTCGTGTCCGCCGCGATCACCTTCAGCTTCGCGCCCATGCTGCGATGGGTCAGGATCCGCTGGGTGTCCTGCACATGGATCAGTTCCGCCAACTCGCTGTAGGGCTCCTCGTCCTCGTCTTCGCTCTCCTCCAGGTACTGCACCATGTCTTTGGCGGGAGTGAAGCTGTTGTCAGCCACTTCCTTTGTTGGCGCCAGGATGGTGAACTCGGCCGACCGGCGCCAATTGCGCACCAAGCAGGTGAGCATGATGGAGGCAGCCAACCCGGACTTGAAGTTCTTCTTCGGCAGCATCACGAACCATTCCTTGATGAGCCTGCGGCCGCTATTGGCGTCGTAAGCACCGAAGATGGTTGCGGCCAGGTCAAAGATCCACTGTCCGCAGGCGTCAGCCATGCGCGGGCTGCCCGGGGCGTCCACGATGCGCAGATCCCGCATCACGGCCAGACCCGCCTCGGCCTCCTCAGGAAAGATCGGCGGCGGAATGATCGAGCGACCCTCCCGGATCCGCTCAGCCCAATCAACGCATGCGGTAGACCATTCAGGCATCCGGCACCTCCTACTGCAGGTTCGGCGGCGCGGCCGATGCGTACTTCCCGCTCTTCGCCCGGGTGGCTGCAGCGCCAGCGCGGGCGGCCTTCTTGCCCCCGTTCTCGCCGCGGCGGACTTCGGCCGACAGCAGCGCTTTCGCGGCGTCAATCCGCAGCTTGGCTTCGGTGCCGCTGTCGTTCATCACCGCCTTTAGGAACTTGGCGGGCTCGTCGTAGGTAACGCTCAGGTTCAGGTATGCGGGCTCTTTCGGTGGGCGGCCGGCGCCCGGACGCGCGCCGCCGCTGCGCCCTTTGACTCCGCTCATTTAACATTCCTCCCAACTAAATGCGATCAGACCCAAATGCTTCATACAACCATCCGGCGCATGATTCCCCTCCTCCTGCTGTCGGCATCGGCCAGTGGCTACGCAGGGCAGATCGTGATTCCTAGCGAAAAGCACTATCAATGCGGGAACTGGATCGAGTCCCGAAGACAAACAGGTTCACAAGATGAACAGGTGATGAAGCTATGGCTTTGGGGCTACGTCTCTGGCTATGTAACGGCAACGCCACGAGGAGAAGAACTCGATCTGCCCTCGGGAGCCACGGTTGCAGCATGGATGGACAAGTACTGCCGGGACGAACCCTTAAGCACCATCGTCACAGGTGGAGCAGCCCTTGTTAAATACCTCATGTCCAAGCGGCGGAAATGACCCATTTGAATTATTTGAATAGGGGGAAATTTCTTGCGCGTGCGGAACAGGGCGGTCTAGAGGCCGAAAGCCTGGGAACTTTGCATAGCCCCCCCGTCCCATCACATTGCCGATGGCCCTGGCACGCGCATAGAAGCCCTGTACAGGGCAAATGCCAGTCGGCTGACGTGCGACGGTATGCCCGCCCTACGCCTGTCCAGAGCCATCTATCATCAACACCGACCAGAAGGAACACCGATGCAATACGCAATCTTCGACACAGGCCCGGGTTTCCTACAGTGGATGGGCGAAGCCGCTGATCCCGCTTCTGCAATCAAAGCGCTTCACGAGGAAGCCAAGGAGTTCGGCGCGGATGACCAGGATCCGGCAGAAGCATTCATCGTTATCTACGAGCTGCAAGATCAAGAAGTCGCGAAGCTGGACGAGCTGCTCACGACGGGTGAGCACATCTATCAGGACTTCGATGACGAAGGCCAAGAGTTCACATTGGCAGAGGTCCGCGAGATCGCGGGTCTATAAGACTCGGCAAGCCTCCTCGCGTTGCTTGTCTCGACTGTGATGGGTGGCGCACAGCGGATCCCAGTTGCTGGTATCCCAGAACAGTGTCTGATCGCCTCGATGGGGTATCCGATGGTCAACCACCGTGGCCGCCTCAACCCTGCCCTCAGCCTGGCAGCGGATGCACAAGGGCTGCGCCTTCAGGAACGTCACTCGTGCCTTCTGCCAGCGGTAGCCGTAGCCCCGCTGGCTGCTGGTCTGGCCACTGGTGCGCCAGTTGCCGGCCTGCATCGTCTGCACGCGGCGGGTGTCGAGCACTGGCAACGCGTTTTTAAGTATCTTGAGGACCATCATCAGAGCCTTCCGACAACACATAGAATGCACTACAACCAACCCATGGAACACAGCATGCACCCACCTGGTCAGTGCGATAGTTGCGGTCTTATATTTCCCGTCACCATGATTTTTGGTGGCGGTGGCAGTCAAATATCAATTGACAATTGTGTAGTTGACTGCCCTCGTTGCGGCTCCATCGCCAAGGTTCTTGATGGAACCTATAGCTTCTTAGATGAAACAGTGAGGCTACTAAGCGGCCCGTCGTCCACAATTGAAGCACTGTCCAAAATTGCGAAGACAATCAAGGACTCTGTTGCAGCTGGCGAGAGCTCTGAACGCACATTTGATCGCGTCAAAGAGCACGCGCCCTGGCTTACCAACTTGGCGCCTATTGCGAAAAGCCAGGCAGTACAGTTCATTTGGGCGGCCCTTGGTTTGATTGCAAGTTACGAATACACCCAATATCGCGACTCATCTAATGCCCAGCGCAAGCGGCAAGACGCTGTCGAAGTTGCCAAAGAAGGCGCCCAGCGGCAGCAAGATGAGCAAGCTTGGCGAGATTTCCAAGATCGCATGAAGCAGCCATTGCCACAGCCTCCTCAGCCAGAGCGCATCCGGTTCCCCAGCTTCGGACTTAGTAGATAAGACATGTGTTCACTGTCGTAGCTGCCCCACAGGCTTGGCTGGTTGCCCCGAGGCGCCCTCAACGCCCTGCCACAGCGGGACGATGTGATCCAACTCGAAGGGCCGGGGCATGCTTGGCGTGATGTCGATCAGCTCGCCACAGCAGGCGCAGCGCGGACCGTCTCGCAGCCGGATCCTCAGCCGGGCCTCCTGCCTGGCGCGGCCACGGGATCGGCCCATGGCTCCAAGGCGCGGGGCCTGCTGCAGCTTGCGGGAGTCGGCCTTCTGAATCCGCAGTGGCAGCGCGCTGATGCGTGGCCGATGACCCATGCAGATCTCCTTGATAGGTGCCGCCACGCAGGCCTTGCACCCCATGCGCTATGCATGCTTTGCCGGGTGCACCTGGTGGCGGCGAACTGGTGACGGATGCCGGCGCTACCCGGCGCACTATCGGGGCGCGTGCCCCTGAGCAGGCTTGTCGAAGTCCCTTTTCGGGCCGCCTGCAGATCAGCTTTCTGCTTTCCGTCGAACTGGATGCACCGGGCCGAATCGAACGGCCG
It encodes:
- a CDS encoding ATP-dependent Clp protease proteolytic subunit — protein: MNHNLVYHGEVTPQGIRNLECLITQAIQHSATGVTVCICSSGGDVTSGVGAYNFMRMQPVPVRTYAFGVCSSVAATMFMAGIDRISAVVNSFSLHAASYSEGPNIGQITDSTSLICAPFRTVSEWDESLISRHFGSTASTYLTAEDALRLRIATHIQDISFHRSEPVAHVAIPDQKPPQGYTPPAPKTLSELMNSCALPGAAAIPASR
- a CDS encoding DUF1799 domain-containing protein, producing the protein MTYRDWEAEQQPVEIWPENFPAYKLWCKVGSQWRYTMSGPASLDYIPLQHELDRMGLSEEDYDALFSDIRVMESEALAAMREE
- a CDS encoding phage tail assembly chaperone — translated: MTAPAKKADKAAPFILGKRPETISGTIEFPLPDGTSAKLECKFKYRTRKEFGVLWDEIAGATLALATAQQDTAKKEGEEAKFSFAGMFERGDAVNADNALKYLAAWNEEFPALSKNTLIELFDQAPAAPAALWDGYRQLCTTGRLGN
- a CDS encoding phage tail protein gives rise to the protein MAYSVPDGSKLFISTEYDAVIPITAISNATAAVATAAGHGMANGKEFILTAGWDDANNRVYRVANTAAGTFEIEGLDTSNTARFTSGGGVPASALPVKKWQEIQQVLNPSTSGGEAQFADVAPLASMNTFQIPTGFSATSITIPIGDDPSLPGYKATKKASEDRLLVALKVLKPNGNVNYFYGYIALNEIPSLTKGQVDTVTAAMAPQGRTTRYAV
- a CDS encoding DUF3168 domain-containing protein, translated to MALESDLMAVLLVVCPRVVVGTAPYGTTMPYVTWQHIGGDPLEWLDNTVADKRNVQIQINTWDSTPLKAFSLMQTIEAALRAAMPQLIARPVSEPIGAYGDGDETPGYLQTYTIWGAR
- a CDS encoding HK97 gp10 family phage protein, with the protein product MARRTLSNPGRDGRRKVLTGGNSFGMELDLSAVDDMLSALESGVEAAIRPMAQAGAQVIYERVKLNVQGLGRVTGNLDRSIYQYFSDEKSEDGKRAEYHISWNHKKAPHGHLVEFGYLQRYRYYQTNDGQVRPMVRPGMDGQPPPPRRASQAQKDAYYVTLPSPKQVPGKAFVRSAASSLPEAQKAAQAELWRRLFEQGGYGGA
- a CDS encoding phage head closure protein, which gives rise to MTTFRAGTLRDRIHIQRKTGGKDGWGTPEPEAWENISPGRIAANVQHKSGLGTIKADAEVSIVRASIRIRRRTGLDAGMRVLFDSSIYSIEAVLPGPTREYMDLVCKLIQGKP
- a CDS encoding head-tail connector protein, coding for MPILTIETAIDHCRADPEDAVMVELYLGAAIDAAQEYLGRKVYADQAELDAAVAAGEAGELPMVATYSVKAAMLLICGHLFANREDVVVGAQSFAMPNGSRDLLRPHRKVQGL
- a CDS encoding phage major capsid protein yields the protein MTDVNKTIEDLGKAFEAFKATHTQELNALKQSQGTGDFQAKIEKINADIDRHQREIEDAHTKLAAAQQGVPNAGPADKEYSAAFRAHFARGEVQASLNKGSSTEGGYLAPIEWDRTITDRLIQVSPIRGIASVQSISTAGYSKLFNNRGTTSGWVGETTARPQTNTPTFSPMTYKPGELYANPAATQQMLDDAEVNLEQWLAGEVETEFAYQEGIAFLTGTGANDRPNGLLTYVTGGANAAAHPWGDIKTVASGAVGAITSDAIVDLIYELPEEYTANARFLMNRTTQGVIRKLKDGQGNYLWQPSYVAGQPATIAGYPVTTVAGMPNVAANAISAMFGDFKRGYQIVDRTGVRVLRDPFTNKPFVQFYTTKRVGGGLLNPDVLKALKVAAA
- a CDS encoding head maturation protease, ClpP-related, with protein sequence MSLKQLPELQAYGRERIQSFVSPNALARWSPAIQAAAGDSPDNVVSILDVIGEDWWTGDGVTAKRVAGALRAIGDRDVTVNLNSPGGDMFEGVAIYNQLREHRGRVTINILGLAASAASVIAMAGDEIRIGRPSFLMIHNCWCLAAGNRHDFAELSEQMAPFDAAMADVYQARTGVELKRIQTLMDKESWIGGSAAVAEGWADALLEDAAIKDDGSGTQAVAVRRIEAALRSSGMPRSEAQRLLSDFKSGLSDSAGKPGGLSDSAPHPVAASALQNLIHAMKG